A stretch of Henckelia pumila isolate YLH828 chromosome 4, ASM3356847v2, whole genome shotgun sequence DNA encodes these proteins:
- the LOC140863845 gene encoding protein HAIKU1-like encodes MDDSSNRPPMNRQTPHMGVNKMGKNIKKSPLHQPNFPGTARDQPPPQVYNINKNDFRNLVQQLTGSPLREPPLRPTQNPPKPPNNRLQRIRPPPLAPVAPINRPQIPIHPHLPMPVPAQLSAPLPHPNNFARPPPAQYGQPPQNSMLSHTPSDLWTNTTESPVSAYARYLQNSVLDSGPVQLQDQPQLSKNPQVNGQNMPQPNLLPNPAFPPPRSSGPYSSLPSARTDVLSSPRMNGPPPSHPWMNNHPSPIPSPTSQFLLPSPTGFLNLLSPQSPYPLLSPGYQHPPPISPHFSFSSAAHSGFLGPVYPLHPSPAYGVPLSPGFFPGSSPRWRNQ; translated from the coding sequence ATGGATGATTCGTCGAATCGGCCGCCAATGAATCGGCAAACACCTCATATGGGTGTGAACAAGATGGGGAAAAACATTAAGAAAAGTCCATTGCACCAGCCCAACTTCCCTGGTACTGCAAGGGACCAGCCTCCACCCCAGGTTTACAACATTAACAAGAATGATTTCAGGAATTTAGTTCAGCAACTCACTGGTTCACCATTGCGAGAACCTCCGCTTAGACCTACCCAAAATCCTCCAAAACCCCCAAATAACAGGTTGCAGAGGATTCGACCTCCACCTTTAGCGCCTGTGGCACCTATAAATCGACCCCAGATCCCCATTCATCCCCATTTGCCAATGCCTGTACCGGCACAGCTTTCAGCGCCACTTCCTCACCCAAATAATTTTGCAAGACCTCCTCCAGCGCAGTATGGTCAACCACCACAAAATTCAATGCTATCGCATACACCAAGTGACCTCTGGACTAATACTACAGAGTCTCCTGTATCAGCTTATGCACGTTATCTTCAAAATTCAGTCTTAGATTCGGGTCCTGTACAACTTCAAGATCAGCCTCAGCTTAGTAAGAACCCTCAAGTTAATGGTCAAAACATGCCTCAACCAAATTTACTTCCTAATCCCGCCTTCCCACCTCCAAGAAGTAGTGGACCTTACTCTAGTTTGCCCTCTGCTCGAACTGATGTTCTCTCATCCCCTCGGATGAATGGTCCACCACCCTCTCACCCGTGGATGAATAATCATCCTTCCCCTATACCATCTCCAACTTCTCAGTTCCTTTTACCTTCGCCTACCGgattcttgaatttgttatcTCCTCAATCCCCATACCCATTGCTTTCACCAGGATATCAGCATCCTCCCCCGATTTCACCCCATTTCTCATTTTCTTCTGCTGCACACTCAGGATTCTTAGGTCCTGTATATCCACTCCATCCCTCACCTGCTTATGGAGTCCCTTTATCCCCAGGATTTTTCCCGGGATCCAGCCCAAGATGGAGGAACCAATAA
- the LOC140864618 gene encoding uncharacterized protein, with protein MEISFVSRPPNLPRAVSSYALLGGFGHFVMKKRKVNGYAVVRAETNGGGGEVVESREGKTAAGYSRVPAMEVTTLNQSFNDADFPVWEKIGAVVRLGYGMGIYGAMAVAGRFICSLSGIDCMGGFDLSLNAIVQGLGYAAPPIMALLFILDDEVVKLSPYARAIRDVEDEELRSFFYGMSAWQFMLMVAASSVGEELFYRAAVQGALAEIFLRGSNLFADARGMALLVGVLPPFVPFAQAYAAVITAALVGSLYYLAASPKDPTYVVAPVLKSRSGREDLKKLFAAWYERRQMKKIYSPLLEAFLALYLGFEWIQTDNILAPIITHGIYSSVILGHGLWKINDHQRRLRQRVQKLKLESKISRK; from the exons ATGGAGATCTCGTTCGTCTCGCGGCCTCCCAACCTGCCCAGGGCGGTTTCTTCTTACGCTCTTCTTGGTGGTTTCGGTCATTTTGTGATGAAGAAGAGAAAGGTGAATGGTTACGCGGTGGTGCGGGCGGAGACCAATGGCGGAGGTGGGGAGGTGGTGGAGAGTAGGGAAGGAAAGACTGCGGCGGGGTACAGCAGGGTTCCTGCTATGGAGGTGACCACATTGAACCAGAGCTTCAACGATGCTGATTTTCCTGTCTGGGAAAAGATTGGAGCTGTTGTTAGACTAGGTTATGGAATGG GTATATATGGTGCAATGGCAGTGGCAGGAAGATTTATATGCTCCCTTTCTGGTATCGATTGCATGGGTGGATTTGATCTCTCATTAAATGCAATTGTTCAAGGGTTGGGATATGCAGCTCCACCGATTATGGCCCTTCTCTTCATACTAGAT GACGAAGTTGTAAAGCTATCTCCTTATGCTCGTGCAATCAGGGATGTTGAGGATGAGGAGTTGCGGAGTTTTTTTTATGGAATGTCAGCATGGCAG TTTATGCTCATGGTTGCTGCAAGCTCTGTTGGGGAGGAACTTTTCTACCGTGCTGCTGTTCAG GGGGCATTAGCAGAAATATTTCTTCGAGGAAGCAATTTATTTGCTGATGCTCGAGGAATGGCACTTCTG GTTGGTGTGTTGCCTCCCTTCGTCCCATTTGCACAGGCGTATGCAGCTGTTATCACAGCTGCTCTTGTTGGTTCACTTTACTACTTAGCTGCTTCTCCCAAAG ACCCCACCTATGTAGTCGCACCAGTTCTAAAGTCACGCTCAGGTCGTGAAGATCTGAAAAAGCTATTTGCAG CCTGGTACGAGAGGAGGCAAATGAAAAAGATATACTCGCCATTACTTGAGGCATTTTTGGCTCTTTATCTTGGATTTGAATGGATTCAG ACGGACAATATTCTTGCGCCTATTATCACCCATGGCATCTACTCTTCTGTTATTCTGGGACACGGGCTTTGGAAGATTAATGACCATCAACGACGGCTACGACAACGAGTGCAAAAGCTTAAACTGGAAAGTAAAATTTCAAGGAAATAG
- the LOC140860392 gene encoding cysteine--tRNA ligase CPS1 homolog, chloroplastic/mitochondrial-like isoform X2, whose protein sequence is MADLHCLVPTHQPRVTEHMQQIKDMIAQIISNDCAYAVDGDVYFSVDNFPNYGLLSGRKLEDNRAGERVAVDERKRNPADFALWKAAKPGEPFWDSPWGPGRPGWHIECSAMSSQYLTHTFDIHGGGMDLIFPHHENEIAQSCAASSESKVNYWVHNGFVTANDEKMSKSLGNFFTIREVTNLYHPLALRYFLLGTHYRSPVNYSISQIEIASEAIFYLYQTLLDCENALLSLSADTGTNAKTARISAAALEGINKLHTEFETKMSDDLHTPTILNSSLQEALRYMNGSVNMLKKKQPKQQQLSTMKSLVDLEEKVKEVLGVLGLLSNLSYTEVLQQLKDKALKRALLTEEDVMHSIEERMIARKNKEFSKSDQIRGDLAAKGIALMDIGKETVWRPCVPMQQNQSDESAPLEEPCLPVRQTNPRPAGNAPTNPPPAENAPLNLPAENANSVSPGEK, encoded by the exons ATGGCAGATCTTCATTGTCTTGTTCCCACCCATCAACCACGGGTTACTGAACATATGCAGCAAATCAAGGACATGATTGCTCAG ATTATCAGCAATGATTGTGCATACGCTGTTGATGGTGATGTTTATTTCTCTGTCGATAATTTCCCAAATTATGGTCTTCTATCCGGACGAAAGCTAGAAGATAACCGGGCTGGGGAGCGAGTTGCTGTTGATGAGAGAAAGCGGAATCCTGCTGATTTTGCTTTATGGAAG GCTGCAAAACCTGGTGAACCATTTTGGGACAGCCCCTGGGGTCCTGGGAGACCTGGATGGCACATTGAATGCAGTGCCATGAGTTCTCAATACTTGACACACACATTTGACATTCATGGCGGTGGGATGGATTTGATCTTCCCTCATCATGAAAATGAGATTGCTCAAAGTTGTGCTGCTTCCTCGGAGAGCAAAGTTAATTATTGGGTACATAATGGTTTTGTGACAGCTAATGATGAGAAAATGTCTAAATCACTTGGAAACTTTTTCACAATACGTGAG gtTACCAATCTATATCATCCTCTTGCACTGCGATATTTCTTGTTGGGTACTCATTATCGTTCCCCTGTTAATTATTCAATTTCTCAGATAGAAATTGCATCTGAAGCTATTTTCTATTTGTACCAG ACTTTGCTAGACTGCGAAAATGCTTTACTATCTCTGAGCGCAGATACCGGAACAAATGCTAAAACAGCCCGTATTAGTGCTGCTGCCCTAGAAGGAATTAATAAGTTGCATACGGAGTTTGAGACCAAAATGTCAGATGATCTGCATACTCCGACTATATTAAATTCCTCTCTGCAAGAAGCTTTGAGATACATGAATGGCTCAGTAAACATGCTCAAG AAGAAGCAGCCAAAGCAACAACAATTATCCACGATGAAGTCCTTAGTCGATTTAGAGGAAAAGGTCAAAGAAGTTTTAGGTGTTCTTGGATTACTCTCCAATTTGAGTTACACTGAG GTTCTGCAGCAACTTAAAGATAAAGCTTTGAAAAGGGCCTTGCTGACTGAAGAAGATGTCATGCATTCAATTGAAGAAAGGATGATTGCCCGGAAAAACAAAGAGTTCTCAAAAAGCGATCAGATTAGAGGTGACTTAGCTGCCAAGGGAATTGCATTAATGGACATTGGGAAGGAGACGGTTTGGAGGCCATGTGTTCCCATGCAACAAAACCAGTCAGATGAGTCTGCTCCATTGGAAGAGCCCTGCCTCCCTGTTCGACAAACGAACCCTCGTCCTGCAGGAAATGCTCCAACGAACCCTCCTCCAGCGGAAAACGCTCCATTGAACCTTCCAGCGGAAAACGCTAATTCAGTTTCACCAGGTGAGAAGTAG
- the LOC140860392 gene encoding cysteine--tRNA ligase 2, cytoplasmic-like isoform X1, whose translation MAKEKPKFQLYNTMSKQKEVFKPRIEGKVGMYVCGVTSYDLSHIGHARAYVAFDVLYRYLKFLGYDVTYARNFTDVDDKIIRRANEVGEDPKELSGRFCNEFLNDMADLHCLVPTHQPRVTEHMQQIKDMIAQIISNDCAYAVDGDVYFSVDNFPNYGLLSGRKLEDNRAGERVAVDERKRNPADFALWKAAKPGEPFWDSPWGPGRPGWHIECSAMSSQYLTHTFDIHGGGMDLIFPHHENEIAQSCAASSESKVNYWVHNGFVTANDEKMSKSLGNFFTIREVTNLYHPLALRYFLLGTHYRSPVNYSISQIEIASEAIFYLYQTLLDCENALLSLSADTGTNAKTARISAAALEGINKLHTEFETKMSDDLHTPTILNSSLQEALRYMNGSVNMLKKKQPKQQQLSTMKSLVDLEEKVKEVLGVLGLLSNLSYTEVLQQLKDKALKRALLTEEDVMHSIEERMIARKNKEFSKSDQIRGDLAAKGIALMDIGKETVWRPCVPMQQNQSDESAPLEEPCLPVRQTNPRPAGNAPTNPPPAENAPLNLPAENANSVSPGEK comes from the exons ATGGCGAAAGAAAAGCCAAAATTCCAATTGTACAACACGATGTCGAAGCAGAAGGAGGTTTTCAAGCCTAGAATTGAGGGAAAAGTTGGAATGTACGTCTGCGGTGTTACCTCTTACGATCTCAGCCATATTGGTCATGCGCGTGCTTACGTTGCTTTCGATGTACTCTACAG GTATCTAAAATTTTTGGGCTATGATGTTACATATGCACGAAATTTCACCGATGTTGATGACAAG ATTATACGTAGAGCAAATGAGGTTGGGGAGGATCCAAAGGAGTTGAGTGGTCGTTTTTGCAATGAGTTTCTTAATGACATGGCAGATCTTCATTGTCTTGTTCCCACCCATCAACCACGGGTTACTGAACATATGCAGCAAATCAAGGACATGATTGCTCAG ATTATCAGCAATGATTGTGCATACGCTGTTGATGGTGATGTTTATTTCTCTGTCGATAATTTCCCAAATTATGGTCTTCTATCCGGACGAAAGCTAGAAGATAACCGGGCTGGGGAGCGAGTTGCTGTTGATGAGAGAAAGCGGAATCCTGCTGATTTTGCTTTATGGAAG GCTGCAAAACCTGGTGAACCATTTTGGGACAGCCCCTGGGGTCCTGGGAGACCTGGATGGCACATTGAATGCAGTGCCATGAGTTCTCAATACTTGACACACACATTTGACATTCATGGCGGTGGGATGGATTTGATCTTCCCTCATCATGAAAATGAGATTGCTCAAAGTTGTGCTGCTTCCTCGGAGAGCAAAGTTAATTATTGGGTACATAATGGTTTTGTGACAGCTAATGATGAGAAAATGTCTAAATCACTTGGAAACTTTTTCACAATACGTGAG gtTACCAATCTATATCATCCTCTTGCACTGCGATATTTCTTGTTGGGTACTCATTATCGTTCCCCTGTTAATTATTCAATTTCTCAGATAGAAATTGCATCTGAAGCTATTTTCTATTTGTACCAG ACTTTGCTAGACTGCGAAAATGCTTTACTATCTCTGAGCGCAGATACCGGAACAAATGCTAAAACAGCCCGTATTAGTGCTGCTGCCCTAGAAGGAATTAATAAGTTGCATACGGAGTTTGAGACCAAAATGTCAGATGATCTGCATACTCCGACTATATTAAATTCCTCTCTGCAAGAAGCTTTGAGATACATGAATGGCTCAGTAAACATGCTCAAG AAGAAGCAGCCAAAGCAACAACAATTATCCACGATGAAGTCCTTAGTCGATTTAGAGGAAAAGGTCAAAGAAGTTTTAGGTGTTCTTGGATTACTCTCCAATTTGAGTTACACTGAG GTTCTGCAGCAACTTAAAGATAAAGCTTTGAAAAGGGCCTTGCTGACTGAAGAAGATGTCATGCATTCAATTGAAGAAAGGATGATTGCCCGGAAAAACAAAGAGTTCTCAAAAAGCGATCAGATTAGAGGTGACTTAGCTGCCAAGGGAATTGCATTAATGGACATTGGGAAGGAGACGGTTTGGAGGCCATGTGTTCCCATGCAACAAAACCAGTCAGATGAGTCTGCTCCATTGGAAGAGCCCTGCCTCCCTGTTCGACAAACGAACCCTCGTCCTGCAGGAAATGCTCCAACGAACCCTCCTCCAGCGGAAAACGCTCCATTGAACCTTCCAGCGGAAAACGCTAATTCAGTTTCACCAGGTGAGAAGTAG